In Desulfomonilia bacterium, the genomic window GAGCCCCTTTGATTATTTCAAATCTGGGAGATTTCATTCTGACCTTTTCAGACAGATACTTCCTCAACGCATACTCTACCCTCTCTGAAGTAGGCATCTATTCTCTCGGATACAAACTGGGCTTTGTGCTCTGGGTTTTTGCAGCACAGCCGGTATTCAACGTCTGGGGACCGAAGAGGTTCGAAATTGCCAGAAGACCCGACGTTCAGGAGATCAACGGCACTGTTTTCCTTTTAATGAATATTGTAACCATCAGCAGTGGGTTTCTTATCTGTCTGTTCTCCTTTGATTTTTTCAGGATAATGTCCGAAAGCAATTTCTGGGATGCCTACAAGATCGTGCCTTTGATAGTGCTGGCGTATATTATTCAGATATGGACTGCCTTCTGCAATTTCGGTGTTTATTATAGCGGAAAAACTCAGTATCTGGCCTGGAGCATAATTGCTGCAGCAGCCACAACAATAATCTTCAGCTTTATACTGATTCCGCCGTTACATGGATACGGCGCAGCGCTGGCTACCATTATAGGTTTCAGCGTGCGATTCGGCCTGGTGTATTATTTTTCTCAAAGATATTTTCGCCTGCATTTGCCATGGATAAAAACCATTTCGATGCTTACTGTGGGTATAATTATTTATGGAGTCTCCGTGATTGTATCATTAAATCAGTACAATCTTTTATTATCGCTTTTTTTGGATTTGACGTTATTTGTTGTCTTCATTGCGGGCATATTAGTACTTCCGATATTCAATTCCAAAGAAAAAGAGGTATTGAAGAATGCTGTTGTCCATCC contains:
- a CDS encoding oligosaccharide flippase family protein — encoded protein: MSEITNTAKQAAIYAIGVILNRAVSFIMIPIYTRYLTPSDYGTVELLTMTIDVVSIIAGVGLSTAVYRYYYRFEDEKERNSVISTVSLLLILLYFITSSIGFLSSGELSRLILGGGDKNLFYFRLIFMCFFLQAFIEIPLIFIRAQEKPVFFVLITTIKLALQLSLNIYFVVIEQMSIQGVLYSTLISSLIVGSWLIVYTFKEVGFRFSKKLAVSMMLYGAPLIISNLGDFILTFSDRYFLNAYSTLSEVGIYSLGYKLGFVLWVFAAQPVFNVWGPKRFEIARRPDVQEINGTVFLLMNIVTISSGFLICLFSFDFFRIMSESNFWDAYKIVPLIVLAYIIQIWTAFCNFGVYYSGKTQYLAWSIIAAAATTIIFSFILIPPLHGYGAALATIIGFSVRFGLVYYFSQRYFRLHLPWIKTISMLTVGIIIYGVSVIVSLNQYNLLLSLFLDLTLFVVFIAGILVLPIFNSKEKEVLKNAVVHPVIFLRGFSKK